In Scophthalmus maximus strain ysfricsl-2021 chromosome 13, ASM2237912v1, whole genome shotgun sequence, the genomic window TTTGGGAACTCTCTCAGCAGCTCCACCAGAGCCTCGGCCTCTTTGACACTTGGGATTGTCTCAATAGCAATGAGATCGGCTCCCGCCGCCGCCAAGCAATCAATCTGCGACCGATGCCAAACTTTGAGCTCcttgggaaagaaaagaaaaaaagtagacGCCTCTGATAATCCTGCTCATCGAGGAAAGTCAAAAAGAGGTTGGACAGTCTGAttagcagcaaaacaaattcCACATTTTAGTTCTCTGTGTGACTGAGAGCCACTCACCTCAATACTCATCTCCTCTGCATAAGCCCCAGTGTACTCTGAGCCGTCGTGCAGAAACGCCCCATATGGGCCAACAGAGCCTGCCACCAAGGGACGTCTCTGCTCTTAAGagataaaaaatgtatcaaaatattaaaaatagcAGAGACCGGGTCAGCTAAGcttagaaaatattaaaacctGTATAGGTCTGTACCTGTCGGATGAGTGTCAGAAACAAATCTCTTCACCGACTCTTGGGCCAGCTGAACTCCGGACGACAACAGCTCTCTGGCGCGTTCGGCGCTCACGTCCATGTGAGTGACGAATCCTGTGACACTCGCCTGGTATGTGGCTGTGGTGATGACATCAGCGCCACTGAGGAGGAAGCTGAGGCCaaagtaaaatacataaataaataaaaaatgtgtcttcagtTGGTTATCATTTTTTCACATCCACACTCTACTGATTCTACTCCCAAGACTGTTTGACATAGTCCTACCTGTAGTGAGCATCTCCTATGGCCTGGGGATTAGTGTGCAAAAGTCTGGCGCTCCACAGTGGATCTCCCtatgtgtgtgagacacacaagACATCTCAGTCTATGTATCAAAATATCAATGTTTGATATAAAAATAGTAACtaaattaaaatactttttggaTGTCTTCTTGCATTTAGAAATGGTACATGGCAACATATtctcaaacaaacatttaaacagtGTCAgctagggatgggacgataacactttttcgtgtccgatccgataccgatcctgcaaccttgaggaactgccgataccgatccgatactaatctgatgcaatcttttccccactcgtaaaattACATatcaataatgcattgttcaggatgcactttgcttcacctagccatctaaaacctcatactcaactgtaagacaaataatcaactcccctaaaggaagacacataCATaaccagcaacatgactgagttatggaatactgctgttttatttctcacagaagtTGTGGCAGAATTatttatggtcagcaccattcaaacaagcaaaaaacaaattgaactgtaaactgttaattcaattataataaataaacatgaaaatgtgaTGCCAGAATGTCGTTCTAGGCTTaatagatatgtaaataggcacTTTGAGATTggttttagcaatgaaaagtgctctataaatgagatttattattattattattattattattattattattgttattatttatttggtatgtttactgtaatgtatcggatcggattttagTTTGTATTTATTCCAATATCTGACCCAGTCATTTTGACCAATATTGCCCcaataccgatatggaatattggaTCGGGACACTCCTAGTATCAACTAAGGTCCACCACAAGCATGATGTTATCAATTCTATTAAAACAACCTTTGAACCTTTATCATTGGAAGCTGAAGCAGGAagctccttctctttcccagAGGAGGGAAGTAACAGACCTATATTTACTGTGTACCATGGTAAGTACTGTAGTTACGTAAACAATGAATAACTCACAATTGTACATTCATTCATACTTTCTCCCCCTCTACGTTTATTTGACTGCTGTGGTAACTCGTCGCTTTGGAGACGAAGACTTTGAAGAGCCACGATGACCatgtgaaatacagtaaatgaaatCACCAAACTGTATCTGTATAATAACAAGTAATATTAGTTTTAATGCAAGCAGCTACAACAGCTTGCCTGCTGCTgaatcagtaataataataataacccagCATTATACATTAACATAACACTGGCGGAGCCAGTTTGGCTGCATTGGAAGTATTTTTCCAATAATACTTACTTACATactcatttaattaattttaattaaaaacagtgtAGCTTATGTACTGTGACATGAGATTTTATGCGACAAATCTTTGCTGACTAGTGAAAGAGAGAcccatgtttatatatatgaagaATAATGACTATatgtattttggatttttacGCTTTACCTGTAAATGAGCTCCTTGCGCTTCCAGTTCAGTCGATAGTCCACCGTCCAGAATCAACGGTCCATCATCCCTCATGTAAGCTCTTAGTCGTGAACCCATGAAGAAACACGGACTTGGTCCAAGACTCTTGTCCAAAAGTAACACACACAGCCGAGGGCATAAAAGTATCAACACACACTGCGGAGCACACCGAGTATAATGAAGTGAAATACTTCAGGTTACTGTTTCAACTGTTGTTGTTCCGGGTCAAAGCGCAGGGCGAAAGGTTGCGTTTACAGCCGCTCGGAACTTTAACACTTTACGGCGATTCCGACCTCCAAGATTCTCCCACGTCTCCGCCAGGTGGCGCGTTGCACCAAATGACTGCGGTGAGTCAGAGCCGGACGGAGCCAGACGATGCGTAGTGTTGTATGATGATATGTCAGCCCATGAACATAGGCtgttcatgaaaatgaatgaatgagtcagCTCTTTGGTCACTGCGAGCTAGAATCACCACTTGACCAAAGCTACAACACCATCCAGTCAGGCCTTTTTCCCGAATGTGACATTTTCTATACTGTATTGTATGCACATTTAACAACTACGCCTGTGTGTGTAATAAATGTGAGTGCAgagtatattttatataatatatttcctGTAACTTTCACAACAACTTAGTTCATTTCCACAACTCGCATTGAGTTACCGTGACAACGCTTCTTGAACGCAGCATGGCTGGTCGCTGCAGTTACTATAGAAACGAACTTTCGGACAGCTCATGTTTGCAAGACAACAACTGAGTCATGTAGTTGCTTTTGCTCCATCATAACAATGGTAAGTTAAATATGTACTGTTGAGTTAATACGCCACAAGAAGAAGTGTCGGTGCGCTAAAACGGACCGAAACGGACGTTTGCTAATGTTAGCATAACAACCGCATGATAACATAGCGGTTATGCTAATGTCTCATTAACTAGTTCACTTGTTGACTAGTCTAGTCTAGACCAATCTATCGCTTGAGGTTTTATTGATATCTTCATGCTGGAGGAACCAAATGAAGTAACGCAGTATTCGTGTGCAGCTTTACATCAGCAGCAACTGATGGTAAGTTAGCAAAACGAGCTAGTGACAAcactgtgcgcacacacagctGTTAGCTTACTGCACGCAAACGATTACGTCCTTGGATCTCACCTAAGTTATTTTGGTGCCAGTACTAACGCAAGGACAACACATCTGTTATGTGTCATCTAGCCGCGGAGTGTGTCCATGCTGTAACGGGTTTCCTGGTTGTCGCTGCCAAAGGAAAAGTAAACTGTCCTGCTAAACTCATCCCCGTGTCCACCAGCTTTGACTCCCCCGTGGAAGTTGGTAACTGTTCATTCGCGATCGTGAGAAACAATGATCAGTGTGCGCATCgttgttctaataaaagagatGGTGTTTCGCTTTTAGTACTATGTATCgtcacagtctcctcgtgtCGTGGAATAAGAAGGTAAAACACTGTCACTGTCGTCGGATTTCATCAgtccatgtatttatttagtgtgatgaactctccctctgtttttaatcagaagctgttttaaaaccagagtggacacaggggaaagtctggaacagcaagagCTCAACGGTCCACGGAAGTGAAActcccattcatattctgaaaCAATATATAGATTATTAGTCATAATGTCCTAACCAGCCATGGTAGATTTACCACGAGCTATGAGGTTGTCTGCAGGTTGTCAACCTTCTTTTAGGAAAAACgtgttttattcatgatgtcattttgaaGTATtccactacccacaatcctaaagtgcaacatcgacgtctctgattggttggaagtcgtTGTAAAGGCATTGGCAAGGGTTGATGGGAAGAGTAGTTCgttcactcttaaaataatgatgtttctgtccattttcccttttttgttgttgccctgattaaaatgttttcaagcCTGGAACCAAGTCAATAAACAACAAGATGATTtgttaccataaaacatttaatttggagataaaaaaaaatggaaaaaggcaaaggtactagactgtgtacataattattttaagagcaaagtaactactcatcccataaactGTGAACTGCTCATCCGAAAAACCGCTCTCCTGTTGCAACTTCCGCCTCGGAGGTCTGTAGATTTGAGTGCGAGctataatggaacgcagcatcactcgCCGGCATGAAGTTCCGGGTGTAGTAGacgtttccatggtaacagcgagTTCCACCActcagagacgtcgatgttacactttaggattgtgggcaGTGTATTACTTCTCAATGACATTgccaataaaacatgtttttcttaaaaccaGGTTGATAACATATGGAtttgtggcttctacaggtgcgtatctataaatgaaatttattattgttattattatatttcacaaTATCATAGCTCGTAGTGAGTCtaccttggatggttacgacatcatggctaaatatcaaaatgttaaagggattttcacttccggagACTTACTCTACATGACCTCTctatctgctgcgctttattgttttgtcacgTCACTCTAACTCCTGTTccagtcaggatcctgtggATGAagctggttttccagtgatctgattggtcagtagttggactggtgactgaCTTTGATGTCTTATCTCGAACTTTACCTGCtgaagttaccatggtgacccACGAGGGTGCCTTGTGTCGCGCATGTTTAAACTTTTGAATCAGATATCGAAGCAGtcacgtgggtgtgtgtgaaaaaaagctTTGGATGTCATTGGTCACGTGACTATGATAAAACAAGTCAAGCTCCGTTACAAAGCTTCACTAAaaattgttaacattttttcacaCGCCTCGGCGCATTGGTGTCACGGGTAATAGCACTATAAGAATGGtaagttaaatatttaatgttcagTTAATATGATACAGGAAGAATTGTCGGCACACTAAAACAGACCAAACGGACGATTGTTAGCAAAACAACCGTCCGTTTGGTCCCAAGCACCTTGGACACGTTGtccttcacagacacaaacctaCTCTCCCTGGGGTCAGGATGAAGTCTACTCATCTGAACCGCATGAcgttggactgtgggaggaaactaGTGCTCCCATGGTGACTGTCTGCACAGAACTTGCTGGAAGCCAAACACAGGCTGCCGTCGCCTTGAGGCGACAGTGTTAATATATCAGCTGCCACCTTAGTAAACTTCACCAGGTTTAAGATGAGCAGACAAATACACTTGAGGCAATAATAATCATGTCGGTCATCCCACTAGTTTTTACATTAGAACATTCTTCACACAGTTACAAAACAGCTTCATTTAATAGCACGGCTTTGCTTTGAATTAGGCTGGTTAAAGGAACCTTTAACCTTGAGTTTGTAGGAACCCAGGGAGCCTTCCAAGTACCATactttaatgttatttttgtcaaaattaCATCATTGCTGTGTGCACACATGACCTTTTTATTGGTTATTTTGTGCCTCAGCATTAATATGATCTGTTCTGTAACTTTACCAGGAGGATCGCTACGCCTTTCTTGCTGAGTGGTATGACCCTACTGCCTCTCTCCTGCGCCGCTACCAGCTGTTCTACTACCCCGGAGATGCCTCAGTGGAAATGGTAGGTATTTACCACTGCAGTTTACTGCAATTTATTGTTGTTACAACGGTTGCTTCAAtcaactgtgacatcatagCTAATCTTTTAAGCGCGTTATTGTTGAAAACCCACTGACACGCTTGCTCTCATTTGTAGTTTGACGTAAAGAACCAGCGAATATTTTTGAGGAGGACCAAATACGACGAAATCCACCAAGAGGACCTCTTCGTCGGTAATCGAGTGAACGTGTTCTCACGGCAGCTTAATCTGATCGAATATGGGGATCAGTACACGGCAAACAAACTTGGCAGCAAAAAAGAAAGGTAGCATGAAGTTTGTAATTAAACCATTCAAGTGTGGCACCTAAGCTTTATTTGAacattatttgtatattttttttaattttatgtgtGATTTATGCCAGATTTCTCACAGATGATATTCTCTGCCACGTCAGACCTGGACATTAATTGTATTTCTTGACTGGCTGTGacatgttttaattaaactgCTCTGGTATCTACATTTCTACAATCAACATCTTCTGCCATAGTTTGATGGAAGCTGCGTTtaatttcaatttacagagccagggttgtgtagaaaaacagattttttttttcttcatacaaGTGAactttacaaaaagtgtattggattacgATCGCTTACTTTAAGTCATGTCACACTAACCATGCCCAACTATCTAATGCATATTGAGGTACAATACTGATCCTTTCATTTAAATGCATTATAACTTCTAAATACGTGTCTCTGTTAGGGTGTCTGATCATGATAAGTGGTCTTCCCTTGTCTGAAATATCTCATGtactttcttttcccttctctctctttttctagaACTCTCGCTTTGATAAAGCCAGATGTAGTCACCAAGATCGGAGATGTCCTTGAACTGATCTACTCCTCCAACCTGATTGTGACCAAAGCCAAAATGACAAAGCTTACATGGTGAGTCAAAGCCTCAGTGGTGATAGTCCAATAATAGGATAACCAAGTCAAACTCTGTTGATGTCTCAGACAAACTCTTGTCACAGAGGCAGACGCAGGCTGCTTGGTGCCAGTATCATCACGTCAACAGATGAACGTCTCTGCTTTCTCACAAGGAGTTCCAAGGGGCAGACACTGTTGGCATTTAATTAACTTCTAACTCATGGTTTAACCATCTTGTTGAAGCAGACAACGTTTTCGAAACATGAATTCACATAATGAGCACTTTTGACCTTAAATTTTCACTTGTGGAAATTTTGAGGTCTTATAAACTTGACATAATCAACTAAATTCTCTCAAAGTTATCTCAGTTTTCTCTATAATATTTACCAGTTTACATTTAATCTCTTTCCAGAAATGTCCTGAGAAATTAGAAGGAAATTACACTAAATTATAACTAAAAATGCTCGAATCATCCTAAATCAATGTGTACAATTTTAGCTTTAACATGTAAACTCCCCCCAGTTTGCTAAAACCCTCATAATAAATTACAAAGACCCGTTGACTTGACCTCAGAGTCCCGAGGAGTGGTAAATGacaaatattgtatttaaatACTGTCATCtcacagccattttttttattttcaaacaataaaaaagataaaatcttAAACACCAAAATGGACCAATGACTTACAGAAATATTATTGACCTCTGTGAAATTCCCTGTCATTAGTTGGGTACACAGAGTTTTCACAGGATCAACTAAAGATAATGTGGTCACTCATTAACTCCATGTTTATGGTTTTCTTACTTTACAGGAGCCAAGCGACAGACTTTTATTTGGAACATCAGTCAAAGCCTTTCTTCAAGTGAGTGTCTTATGTAAATGATTTTCCAATTCTGAGCTGATGGTGTGTGCAGCAATAGATGACTTCCTGTAGCTGGCCAACATCAATAACAGGAACCTGTCACAATGACCCTGCTGACATTGTAATGACATTTGGTAACATTTACTGCAGCTGACCCACTGCCCgtaaatattctgtttaaaCGAAGTCTCCGTTTTGCAGTAACCTGGTGCAGTTTGTGTCCTCGGGGCCCGTGGTTGCCATGGAGCTGATGGGTGATGAGGCCATGTCTATCTGGCGGAGGCTCCTGGGACCCACAGACTCCGCTGTGGCACGGAGGGAGGCACCGCAGAGTGTCCGCGCCCAGTTTGGAACAGATGGCGTCAAAAATGTTGGCCATGGCTCCGACTCAtttgctgcagcagcaagaGTAAGAAATCTGTTCATGTTCATATGTGGCTTTTGTATATTGTAAGATATTTTCACCTacatttgagtttattttttcctgtttctttatCTCATCAGGagcttgaattttttttcccatccacaATTGGCCACGGCCCCTCTAACACAGCTCTCTATACAGACTGCACATGCTGCATCATCAAACCACATGTCATATCAGAAGGTAAGGAGCACATATCTCTTTGCAGCCAAAATTATTTGCATTATCTATAATACTACGTTTCTGTGAGGAGTGGTGGTGAAGCAGGACCCGAAAGCAGgataaagtgattttttttttaaaaaaggaaaacaaaaaagaaacttatCCAACAAAAAGTAATTCactaggaaaaaaaactctgggaaccaaaaacagaatcataaaacaacatagCACATGAGACATgactgaacagaacagaacaatcATAACAGACAAACgaacaaacacaaagggaaTCACAGAGACTATATAGACACAAGGTGGTCAGGGCTGATTGAACACAGGGAGacacaagaaaagtaaagagaccgaacacaagagaggagaacaggaagtgcagagacacgaggaaagggacttcagaataaaacaggaaacatctCTAAATACAAGCAACACGGAATAACAAAAGTAACTGAACTCAAGACAGAGACACACTAGGAAGGAAcaaaagtagtagtagtatattAATCCACAAGAAGTCCACAGTAAACAAGAGTTCAtggggggcagaatcatgacggcgtcaacattatttattcatcagtaTACATGTTGAATAATCCCTAATTTATCCCGCTGCAGATGTAgttgttctgaaaaaaaaattccaccatCTTTTCTTGTGTAAGCCCTTTCACCTCTGGTTGTTTCGCGTGTTTCCGTCACACAGAGGCACTACATGGTTACCGTATATTCCACTTTGGCTTTTTCCAAATCCCCTGCCCTGATCCCTGTTCATGCAGCATGCCACCAGAGCTCTGAcctgtgaaatgtgaaagtcCCTTTACCGAGCTGAGGtatgcacacacagagttgtCGGCTGGCCCGGTTCAGGACCTAATATATCACGACCAAACACACTTTGTCAAAGTGGAGAGGTTGGTTCGGCCGGCTCCAGTATAAATGAATCTGATCTGCGGTGCTGTTGTGGTGTCGAGTGCTTCTCCTCAGCAgcactcatttgttttcatgtgattCGCACTAGGTGTATATTTAGTCTCCTTACATTTACAGTGCTTGTGCTTTctatttctctttgtctgctttttcaaaaacacttgTCGTCGTCAAAACATGGAACCATCTCTGTCTTTAGAGAAATATCAGTTGACCATCATGAGTATGAGAGCAACATTTTGTTCAGAGAAGCGTGTCCTAGACAGCCGTATTGAATGTTTATTCAAAAGGGACGTctgaaaggaagtggcgttgAAAGCACTCAATGATGTCCGgtctttaaagtttaaatgtttaatccaGTGCGACTCCATGATGTGTCGGTGGGCCCAGGACCACTGACACTGTGCATGCTGCTCGCATGACATGACTTTCTACCGCACCTAAAAATGGAATGGTGCCACGGCCGGTGTTATTCCTTGCCATTgcacctgtgcttttttttcctgggagAAAAGGGCTGTGAGAGCgagttaaaaaaagacacaacaacacacaagtgAAGACACGCTTCGTTTTGCTGCAGGGCGCGATCGAGCATCTGTTGGAACTCGAAATCAGTTGCAATGATAATAAACTCAACTTAAATGCAAAACataaagtatttattacaaatcATTTGATTAATATTAGTGATTATAATTTATTCCCCACAGTATGCAGTGATGGTGTTACATTAAAGAGTTGTCACTATATGAAGAATGTCAATAgctcttttgtttctcctgcTCTTCTGGTTTTGTTGGTTCActtaaagaaacaacaactaGAAGATGAAGAGCTCACAGCTCTTCTCACCGGTTTAGGAAGTTGTCAAATTCAATGTCTGCGAAATTAGAATGCTacatgaaaatgtatctttttaaatttgaaactAGCAGTTACTCATAGGTTTACTGAACAAGTTAAACTAAAGACAACCTGAACAACTTCAGTTCCCTTACTTGTTGAttcataacaaacaaaaaaaacaattacaacaattaCTGAGTAAATGTAGAGAGGCAGAATGGATTGTCATCACCAGAGGGACTCGCAGTCATTTGATTGGTCCTGCTTCTTTCTGCCAGACATTGGTCAATTATTATCAGAATAGACTAAACTCTACAGGTGACGTAGCAAAAAGCTCATGAGTAATAATTTTGACTTTGTGATAGATTCACAAATTCAGATAATACGTTCTTTAGCTGCGTCATTGAAAGGTCATAAATTGGTCTGATGCGAAAATAGCAACTCGGCGTGTGGAAGGCTGTACAAGCCGGGATTGTAAATCAGTTCAAAGAGCAACACAATCCCAAAAGAAAAGCTCGCTTTTTAATTTCCCTCAAGGATCACTTACGCGGCTAATGCACGCCAACGCTGCGTTGTGCGGCGCGGCGGCCAATCACGGGCGGGGACAAAATGGAAGTTGTGACTGAAAATGCAATCAGACATGACTGGAATAGAGAAGCTTCTGTTGCCAGGCAGCCAGAATAGGATCTCCTAGCAACAGCGCCAGCTGCTTTTGGGAGCTGCGTAGAGAGTGTGTGCACCTATCCGAGGCAGGCTGCTGCCTGGGGAGGGACACAGAGCGCTCAGGAGGGCGGCTGCTTACCTTTCACACATGTAACCGAGCCGTGACCGAGCGATTTTACCCAAATGAGAGAAGCTCATCGACCCTGGTGTGGCACCTGGTCCAAACTGAGAGTCACGATTACACAATGGCAGCCTCTGGATTTAATGGAAAACGTAGACAGACTGACGAGTACACAGGCCACTTTTTATCACGATGTCTGGCTGAGATTGTGAGCCAAGCGCCCTCTTTCAAttagcccgtgtgtgtgcgtgtgcgtgtgtgtctgcatcagtGTGACCTTCACTGTCCTTGCTGCCTGCACCTTTGTCCCTGAGCCTGGACCCATTTTACATAAATGCACTGCCACAGCGGCGAGAGATAAAAAAACTCTGCATCTGTAAAGTGTCGGCTGTCTGGACCAAAATAATGTCTCCTCTATAGAAGGCGGGACATGTGAAAGACAATCTCACTGTCCCTTTTTTCCAAAGCACACACCGACCTGAGGTCAACGCAGCATAAGGTGAAATTTATGTCTGATCAGGAGAATCATACTGGCTTCATGAACAGCACACCGCTCAAACCGTTTAATAAAAGACAAGATGTGATTTGTCTGATTGTGTAAGGAGAACTGTGACTGCGGCTCCAGAGATTAGCTTCAAATCACACTTTACTGCGGCACTAAACACCTCACCTGTCAAGTCTGTCAACTCAAAGAGAGGAGCTCATAAAAATCTGCATAGATACCAACAGCTTTGATGTGTCCACAGGCCTGACGGGGAAGATCCTAAACTCCATATCTGCGGCCGGATTTGAAATCTCAGCTCTTCAGATGGTAAAAAGTGTTCATAAATAATCGTCGTGTCCTTGTGCTCTGATCTTGTCAGAGAGTCTGCCATACATCCCTCGGCGGTGCTGGCGTGAATCGGATCCCTGAAGTAGAGGAGTTTGCCCATGTAACCGCTCTGTGGCACTGTATCGATTtgctctgctccagctgctgctgacctTATAAAATGAAGTCAGCGTCACCGCTGCCAACAGTGACCTCTCGCTGTGTCTCACCGTCCCATTCATTTTGCCACATCACATTCGCGATGCACATTCTGGTTGAGAGCACAGAGATAAATCAATCACTTGTGGCACACTTGTGTTGTGCGTTAATGGAACTGAAATAAGTCCTCTGATTGATACGGCTGTCCTTAATGCATTAGTAGGAATTACAACAGCCCCATTATCagagaatcaaatcaaaaggtGATTCTGTGATAATGGGGCTTTTGTTACAAATCAAACTACATAAACTAAGTGAAGTCTTTTCATGTGATTAAGAAATATTCCTTCATTGTGTTCctctactttttgttttttttcctggaatatGTCTCTTTCTCAGTTCAATGTGGACCGAGCAAATGCAGAAGAATTCTATGAAGTCTACAAAGGTGTTGTTACAGAGTACCCCGTGAGTATGAACACTACGTTGTTGTGCCATCATGGCAGCTATCTCACACCATAGCTCTGAAAATCTGCTACTTctgatattaataaaaaaaaaaacaaacattgcctCAAACAAAATCCTGACCGAGGCGATGACCGTCTCTCCGCTGCAGAGCATGGTGACGGAGCTGTGTTCTGGACCCTGCATGGTCCTGGAGATCCAGGGCGCCGACGCGCCGCAGACATTCAGGGAATTCTGTGGGCCCCCTGATCCGGTGAGTCGAGACACATTCGAGATGGTCAACGCATTGCATTCTTTAGTGGAATCCTGTCCGACGGGTaaaatgtggagaaaatcaatatgtcaTCAGctagtgattgattgattcgTCCGTCCTCCCTTGTtgtcaaagaaaacatgttCACAATAAATGGCATTTTCACACAatgccagtttattaggaatAGCCGCATGTAGCTGACACTAATGCAGTCTTATTGAACAGGCCTGTAATGGAGCTAACCTTCATCAGATTCAGAATCGGAACCAAGTATGTGAACACATACGAGAAATTTCACTCTGTTTTATTTGACATACTTACATATAAACTGACATTCaactaggaaaaaaaagaaaacttgaacAGAGTTGTTCATCATTAATTATGTTTAATGAACCAGAATGAAGGTATCAGCAGTGTTGGTGTTTTACTGTCCTATTtcagagatcttttttttaatctgtgaatGCGAATGGCTGTCGATGCAGTCTGTGACGTCTTGTAGCTCTACATACGCCTGGCTACGTGTTCACAGTCTAGTTTTTTCTGTGAAGTCTGGGATACATCtgcagggggcggggggaaTGATATCATGAGTATCATTAATATCTGATTTCGAGCTCTCATTCGTTTAGAACCACAACGTGGACGCGTGAGGAACTGGAAGTTTTGGGTTAGCCCATGTGTGGTGAACGCTGTAAAGATTTTGTGGCTTATGCGATTAGATAACAGTTGGCTTGTGAAGTCcacttgaatgtgtgtgtgcgtgcgtgcgtgcgtgtgtttgcgactgtgtgttgctgtgcgtgaacacacacgcacacatgttcCTGGGCGCTGTGGAACCAGTGCTGCAGGGCTGTGCCGGTGCGTGATGTGAAATCTAATGATAAGAGGCTTTGCCTTTAATCATTGTTTGGTTGCCATAAAAATGAGGTGCCATACACACCTGCACCGGTCCCCTAcaggttcagtgtgtgtgtccatgactcggcttttcctctgtctgtgataaaaaaaaattaaaaaaacattctttt contains:
- the nme7 gene encoding nucleoside diphosphate kinase 7 isoform X2; translated protein: MDLWLLQEDRYAFLAEWYDPTASLLRRYQLFYYPGDASVEMFDVKNQRIFLRRTKYDEIHQEDLFVGNRVNVFSRQLNLIEYGDQYTANKLGSKKERTLALIKPDVVTKIGDVLELIYSSNLIVTKAKMTKLTWSQATDFYLEHQSKPFFNNLVQFVSSGPVVAMELMGDEAMSIWRRLLGPTDSAVARREAPQSVRAQFGTDGVKNVGHGSDSFAAAARELEFFFPSTIGHGPSNTALYTDCTCCIIKPHVISEGLTGKILNSISAAGFEISALQMFNVDRANAEEFYEVYKGVVTEYPSMVTELCSGPCMVLEIQGADAPQTFREFCGPPDPEIARHLRPATLRALYGKDKVKNAVHCTDLPDDGVLEVQYFFKILDG
- the zgc:172121 gene encoding homocysteine S-methyltransferase 1 → MGSRLRAYMRDDGPLILDGGLSTELEAQGAHLQGDPLWSARLLHTNPQAIGDAHYSFLLSGADVITTATYQASVTGFVTHMDVSAERARELLSSGVQLAQESVKRFVSDTHPTEQRRPLVAGSVGPYGAFLHDGSEYTGAYAEEMSIEELKVWHRSQIDCLAAAGADLIAIETIPSVKEAEALVELLREFPNSKAWLSFSCKDGRCISDGSLFADAVQIANRSTQLVAVGVNCCSPAFVEPLLDSARSLLSPDMSWVVYPNSGEEWDAEQGWLTAGKRSASVPELSHTWAKQGASLIGGCCRIGPAHVTELRQQLKGSGTSAASAV
- the nme7 gene encoding nucleoside diphosphate kinase 7 isoform X3 produces the protein MEDRYAFLAEWYDPTASLLRRYQLFYYPGDASVEMFDVKNQRIFLRRTKYDEIHQEDLFVGNRVNVFSRQLNLIEYGDQYTANKLGSKKERTLALIKPDVVTKIGDVLELIYSSNLIVTKAKMTKLTWSQATDFYLEHQSKPFFNNLVQFVSSGPVVAMELMGDEAMSIWRRLLGPTDSAVARREAPQSVRAQFGTDGVKNVGHGSDSFAAAARELEFFFPSTIGHGPSNTALYTDCTCCIIKPHVISEGLTGKILNSISAAGFEISALQMFNVDRANAEEFYEVYKGVVTEYPSMVTELCSGPCMVLEIQGADAPQTFREFCGPPDPEIARHLRPATLRALYGKDKVKNAVHCTDLPDDGVLEVQYFFKILDG
- the nme7 gene encoding nucleoside diphosphate kinase 7 isoform X1, whose translation is MLEEPNEVTQYSCAALHQQQLMEDRYAFLAEWYDPTASLLRRYQLFYYPGDASVEMFDVKNQRIFLRRTKYDEIHQEDLFVGNRVNVFSRQLNLIEYGDQYTANKLGSKKERTLALIKPDVVTKIGDVLELIYSSNLIVTKAKMTKLTWSQATDFYLEHQSKPFFNNLVQFVSSGPVVAMELMGDEAMSIWRRLLGPTDSAVARREAPQSVRAQFGTDGVKNVGHGSDSFAAAARELEFFFPSTIGHGPSNTALYTDCTCCIIKPHVISEGLTGKILNSISAAGFEISALQMFNVDRANAEEFYEVYKGVVTEYPSMVTELCSGPCMVLEIQGADAPQTFREFCGPPDPEIARHLRPATLRALYGKDKVKNAVHCTDLPDDGVLEVQYFFKILDG
- the nme7 gene encoding nucleoside diphosphate kinase 7 isoform X5, with amino-acid sequence MFDVKNQRIFLRRTKYDEIHQEDLFVGNRVNVFSRQLNLIEYGDQYTANKLGSKKERTLALIKPDVVTKIGDVLELIYSSNLIVTKAKMTKLTWSQATDFYLEHQSKPFFNNLVQFVSSGPVVAMELMGDEAMSIWRRLLGPTDSAVARREAPQSVRAQFGTDGVKNVGHGSDSFAAAARELEFFFPSTIGHGPSNTALYTDCTCCIIKPHVISEGLTGKILNSISAAGFEISALQMFNVDRANAEEFYEVYKGVVTEYPSMVTELCSGPCMVLEIQGADAPQTFREFCGPPDPEIARHLRPATLRALYGKDKVKNAVHCTDLPDDGVLEVQYFFKILDG